The DNA sequence CCAAAAACTGTAAACATAAGGTTGTTTAGTATTTGTATACATCTGTATTATATGGAATCTGTATTAAACTTTCTAAAACTAAACTTTCACCTTCATTTAAATAactcttttctgtcacatttccagACACATGTGCATGGTGATGAGAGGTGTGCAGAAGATGAACGCCAGTACTGTTACAAGTGTCATGCTGGGAAGATTTCAGGATGATACCAAGGCCAGGAAGGAGTTCCTTGCTCTCACACTGaagaagtaaaacatttttacctcAACACTCTGTTACAGAGGGAATTGTACAGTGTTTTAACACCAAtgtattcttttttaatttaaatttgacatatatatgtatatatattctgtCTGTATTTTATCAAGTAAATTGTTGATTGTCAAATTCATGTCATGTGTATAGATTGAAATATCACATGAAAGAAATGTCCTACTAAAAAACACTGCCATGTAAAATTATTCATTGTCTAAttgattaaattattataaGATGTATAAATGTATACCTCTtgtgaaaataaaggaaaagcTCATTCTTAAATTCCTGTGAGTATTCTGGTCAGTTTTTGTAAAAGACTTCCACCTAAAGCAAGTGGCTATAAGGTTATAAGGTTGTTTCTTCTTAATAGAACTGGAGAAATGTGCCTGATTCTTTGGTGTGTTTCAGTCTGTTGTCTGATCCTTGGTAGTTTGTTATTCACTTCAGCACCAACCAACATACGGTGTCAACAGGTATCAGCAGAAACTCTCATTCACATCTTAGTTAGAACACATTAGTCAAAAGTGGTGCAAGTAATCACCTGAGCAAAAATTCAGAAATTAGAAGTACTTTTGACAAAGTCTCCTCACTGCAAGCCACACAAGGCCTCACTAAATGTTTTATAGTATGTGTACCTATAGTGAGGTTTCACTTTCTTTTAGAGCATAttggtgggggaaaaaagtggaTTCCTAGATGCACCATACTTCTCTTGTGAATGACTATGACTTGATttagaaaatacaataaaaaaaaagcttcctcTCAGCTGAATTTGCTACTGCTCAGGCACACTGATGTCGTGGAGCAGAGTAACTGTTAAATATATGAATGATTTTCCATAATAAAATCAGCTGAGGAAGAAACAGCTCTTTGTTCTCTCGTacactcctctccctctctcttccagcTCTGTTTCAGACACTGCAGTGTCACGTGTATATCAGCCATTTCTTTTAAGTTgttctcatttttttcttttaaagctgtaacttttaaaattatttgtaaaggaCATAAATAGAGCACTAATATCCCTGATTCTCAAGAGACTAGATGACGTGTGCCATCAAGTCGAATGCTGTAGTTCCTATATGTGACATGGACCCAAAACCAGAAGTTACACAGTGCTAAAACAGGTGATCTGCTCAGGCTTTTACAGGGGAtgcatttcctgttttaggttgatgcatcatcaaaataatcttggagacgtTATGTGAAGGTTGAAATCTTACAATATGCCACTTTAAAGGGATCATTCAAGTCTTTGTCACTttgtcacaaaacacacataagaTGTGATTTTTCCAAAGTTGAATCAAACCACATACAGAGGTGTCAGAGTTTTACAAATCTGTTTCAATCTGAATGTCTTGGTCGCTCagataggatttcaaagtgtcttctgcGCCACTCGCAGTGTGACTcgaacgacgacgacaacaacaatgacGTAGATACGGACGGAGAGTCGGAAGTTAATTGGAAGGTATGTTAAAGGATCAACACAGTGGAAGAcagtagtttaaaaaaaatggcataaaaGTATGTAAGACAAAAACAGACCGTGGGTGGACCAGGAGATTGCTCCACTGCCATTGCAGCAGTGACGGCAGCACGAAAGGCAGCACAACTCAGCTTTGCGCCGAGGCTACACATAACCATTTTGGACAGAAACAGGCCCAGATTTCTATCAtccatattatttattttgtttagactACACGTTTTTACGAGCTGTGGCCTTTAACTGCAGAAATCCATGTGGAAACTAGACTAGAAAATGGCAACATTGACACACGCAGAACAGATCTGATCACTTACAATAtgtaatgtgaacagttggtcaggtAGATCAGATTCTGGTCGGCTTTGCTTACAAATCCGATTTGGTCCATatagtgaaaacatggcttccAGCAAGAACGCAGGGACATTTGATTTTAGAAAATTAACAAAAGATTCACCTCATAAAATGTATGCCAGCTCAAGTGAACACTGTCCTAAGCCCTTTGTCAACCACTGTGCTGCAGCAATCATGTGATCATCAGACTGGCcatgaaaaataatcacattccACTTAATTGGTACGGAAATTGAATGTTAAGCTTTGCTTCAAACAGCTCTTGTTGAACATATGGTTGTGATACAGGTGGTAGGCCACCATCTGATGgaatttatttttcacatttaaacaaaattaaagaTATAGTTGGGCAGCTAAAAGAAGTGGCAATGCTCACGACAAAGATGGATTCATGCTTGAAGTGCAATTCACTGAACTGACACAAGAAACCGTGAAAACCGAGTTATGCTGATCTAACAGTTTCTGATTGACACGAGACTGAGAGCAGTCGAGGAAGAGCTCTGTTCTTTTCTCCTGTTCCTGTCAGGATATCATTTATGTTGAATTATGCACGTCCAGGTTAGGTAGGCTTCTAGGAtttctttttgttacatttggGATGCTGTGCCgtgatttttttatgtaaataaaatgtgctgTGGCATAAAAAATGTTGGAAAACACTCATCTTAAGAATATTTTGCTACTTTATCTCGCTGTTACGAAGGATTCTCCGTCAGGAAACTAAAGATTGTGTCGCTTTGGAAATCTCTCTATCacccacaccagagtccatatAGAAAATTCAATTTAGGATGTCAGACACAGGAGTGGGTCACACAGCATAAAGGTCAATAGTTCGGTGTGGAGTTCGTATGTTCTCCATGTGTTCGTGGGTTCTTTCTGGGTACTcaagcttcctcccacagtccaaagacttGCAGATTGGTTAAATTGGGCTCCAGCACCTCccgtgaccttcatgtggaggataaagtggtaggaaaTGGATGGAAATATGATTTGTAGTGGCATaaattaaattgtgtgtgttttactataattatttttattgtgtattatgTCAAACCTTGGTATGCTCAACCACAATTGCCAAAAGTTGTCATGGTTAGATTATTATATGCCTTTGCTTGGATGGGAATTATAGTTATAATCCATTCAATTACCACTGTTTACGTCAGGAAATATCACTCACTTGAAAAAAGTCAGAGCGTGAAAGTTCAAGATAGTTCTAGTAAAATCACGGGACCAGTCAAATGCTGTTCCGGGCATTTGATGCAATACCCCATGAAATTAATTTCTCCTGCATGAGTGTCTTAAGGCTCCTTAAGGCCACACTGTTTATACATTAAGGTATTTTATATAACATGACTAATGCAAAAACCTGAGTGGTACCTTTCAAAAATGTTATgtgcatttaaaacatattttaactgATTAAAAACTAGTTTGTCTAACACTGTAATTTAATAATGGTAGGTTGGATACTGCTGGTCTGTAGTTGTTAAGCACTGAGGAAGACTGGTCTAAATTATTTTTCCACATACAGGCTTTGATGCTTTGGTGCTAAATAACGGAAATGACGTTATAAAAATTGCTGCCTTCTTGGTGAATTTAAAAGTGatatttattctttgttttataaAGTAACATTTTAATCATACTCAAGCCAAAACGTTTCCAGTTTGTAAAATATCAGTTTTTCAATACAAGTAATACATTAGTTTCAGTTTTCCTAAAAAATACATATGGAAATATTTATCATTATATAATTGTTTATTTCTCTTGTGAAGCTATACAGCTTTATAATAGTGCAGGACTTAATTAACAGAATTAAGTATAACCAGTCATGACTTGTTTATGATTACGTCAACACTGTCTCCAAGAAAGAGATGGGATGTTAAGCCTCATGACGGAGTGTAAATCCATATCATTCTTGGAAGTTAAAAGTGATATAAAGAATACACATGCAGATCCATGAAGAATAGATTTTCAGTCACAACAGAAAGACACAATATAACGTTTGTACACTTCACTTCTCACCAGATCTGTTTTCGAATCAATTAGGCTCAGCTGAGGCACTTGAGGTATTCATTTTATACATGTTGACTCATGGTTTATTTACGCAGCAGGGGTCCACTAGACTCTGTATGCAACAACATTGGATGACAAAACCTTCGAGTGAATAATGAGTATAAATGAATGAGAATGGGGGGGGTCGCGGTGGCAATAGCATCACATCACCAGTCATCAgtttttgttctttgcactACTTAGGTTTCCAATAGATGTTTAATTACAATAAATTAGCTACTGTAACGTGAATGTTGTTGACAAAACTCACAGGGAACACAAAACAGTTCAAGATAGTTCTAGTAAAATCACGGGACCAGTCAAATGCTGTTCCTGGCATTTCATGCAAAACACCTTGAAATTGATTTCTCCTGCATGAGTGTCTTGAGGCTCCCATGAAGCTTCTGGGCTCCTCATCAGGCTTTATAAACCAAGGGGACATCCTTCCTCAGCCAACAGAGTACAACTGAGCTTGCTTCATTATATTTCATTGTATTGTTATCATCTCTGAAAGCAGAACTACAAGCCAGAATGGAGTATCTCCATGTCTCAGAGATGAACGGAGGTGTATCTGAATACCTGATCGAGTCCAAACATAATTGTATGTGCAAACAGGAAAAGGAATCCAAGGAGGCTGCTGATTCCAAAAAGCTGGCTCTCATTGAGAACGCTTACAGTACCATACTGACTGGGCTCGGAGAAGATGTGGACCGGGAGGGACTTCTACGGACACCACTGCGTGCTGCCAAAGCCATGCAGTTCCTCACCAAAGGCTACAAGGAAACCacacaaggtaaaggaaaagtACTGAGCTGTAACAAGAGTCTCATTGGCAGTTTAACTACACTGAAACACTACTTATTGAAGATGTGCTGATGACCTCAGtgttaaatgtatatttaattcCCACACAGACATTTTGAATGATGCAATCTTTGATGAAAATCACGAAGAAATGGTGATCGTCAAGGATATCgagttgttttctctctgtgaacATCACCTGGTGCCCTTCTTTGGCAAGGTAACGTCACATCAAAATCACTGAGTATTTAGAAAACTAAAAAGGTACAAAATGGGGCCTGGTAGAAAGCTTTTGCACATGCtacatgatttgtttttatcgTTTCAGGCTCACATAGCATACCTACCAAACAAGAAAGTGGTTGGTCTGAGCAAGCTTGCAAGgtaagagacacagacacacacaagcacgcacgcacgcacacacgcaaatgtttgatttatgtTCACGTTCTTTCAGAATTGTTGAGATCTACAGCAGGAGGCTTCAAGGTAAAACAGTTGACTAaactttatttcttatttacctttttatttcttttgttcttcagtttcatttaaagtgaatctCTCTCCACAGTTCAGGAGCGTCTGACCAAACAGATTGCTTCAGCCATCTATGAGGCTTTGGAGCCTGCTGGAGTTGCAGTTGTGATTGAGGCTGTGTGAGTAGTCAGCTCTTTTCTGTCTCGACTCTGAGAGCTCATGGAGCTTTTCtcacaaaatgaaataatctcTAAGCAACCAAAAACTGTAAACATAAGGTTGTTTAGTATTTGTATACATCTGTATTATATGGAATCTGTATTAAACCTTCTAAAACGAAACTTTCAACTACATTTAAATAactcttttctgtcacatttccagACACATGTGCATGGTGATGAGAGGTGTGCAGAA is a window from the Solea solea chromosome 9, fSolSol10.1, whole genome shotgun sequence genome containing:
- the LOC131465732 gene encoding GTP cyclohydrolase 1 2-like, whose protein sequence is MEYLHVSEMNGGVSEYLIESKHNCMCKQEKESKEAADSKKLALIENAYSTILTGLGEDVDREGLLRTPLRAAKAMQFLTKGYKETTQDILNDAIFDENHEEMVIVKDIELFSLCEHHLVPFFGKAHIAYLPNKKVVGLSKLARIVEIYSRRLQVQERLTKQIASAIYEALEPAGVAVVIEAVHMCMVMRGVQKMNASTVTSVMLGRFHDDSKARKEFLALTLKK